A segment of the Candidatus Acetothermia bacterium genome:
CTCTTCAGGGGTGGAGAGCAACCTCTCGACGTGCTCGGCGGCCTCATCCGAGCGCGAGGCGAGGTAGAACAGGGCGTCCGCCAAAGAAGACCTCAGCCGAGTGGTTAGCAGTCTCCTTCCTCGTGTGACCGTACCGGTGATAGGCCTGGGGCGATCGCGGTATCCCTGCGGTTATACTTCACTCCCATGAAGTTCAAGACCCCGTCGCGGGAGGAAATCCTCACCGGGCCACCCCTCCGGACGATGGCCCGGATCGGTGGGCCAGCCGTCATCTCCTCCCTCATCTTCACCCTGTACAACCTCGCCGACGCGTTCTGGATCGGCCGCCTCCCCAAGGCCGAGTCCGCGGCGGCGGTGGCCGGGATCCAGGTGTCCTGGCCGATCGTGTGGTTCCTCATTTCGTTCATATCCGGGTTTGGCGGGGCGGCGGTAAGCGCGCTCGTGGCCCAGTACGTGGGGGCCGGCCGGCCCAAAGAGGCCAACTACGCCCTGAACCAGCTCCTCTCCCTTTCCGCGGTGTCCGGGATCATGTTGGGGGTGGCCGGCTACTTCCTGTCCCCGTGGCTTCTCGCCCTCCTCATCGGGGAAGGCACGGTGGCGAGCGCGGCGTCCCTGTACATCCAGATCATCTTCCTTGGGCTTCCCACCATGGTCCTGCCCGGCCTCTTCTATTCCGCCCTCGCTGCCACCGGGGATACCTTAACCCCGCTCCTCGTGAACGGGGGCGGAACCCTCCTCAACATGGCCCTCGATCCCCTGCTCGTCCTGGGGTGGGGGCCGGTGCCGCGGATGGGGATCCTCGGCGCCGCTTACGCCACCGTGGCCGCGCAAGGGCTGGTGATGCTCGCGTTCCTCGCCCTCCTTTGGCGGGGGAAGGGCCTTCTGCGCCTCGACCCAAGCGCCCTCCTCCCGTGGTGGGGATGGATGGTCAAGGGCCTCAGGATCGGGGTCCCGGCAGCGATCGGCCAGTCGAGCATGGCGTTCGGGTTCGTGATCATGACCGCGGTCATCGGCCGGCTCCCCAATGCCGAGGCGGCCCTGGCCGGGTATGGAATTGGCGATCGGGTGCTGGGGATCCTGTTCATCGTCACCGAGGGGCTCGGCACCGGGCTCACGACGATGGTCGGCCAGGCCCTGGGGGCAGGGGCGATGGACCGCGCCCAGGAACTCGTGCGCAAGGGACTACGGGCGCTGATCGTGATCCTCGCCGCGGAGGCTGGGCTCCTTTGGCTGATCCGCTATCCGGCCGTGGCGATGTTCATCCCGGGGAGGGAGGACGTGATCGAACTCGGGGCCCGGTTCATCGGGGCATTTGCGGTGAGCATGCCGTTCTTGGGCACGTTTTTCGCGGCGATGGCCATCTACCGCGGTTCCGGGCACAACGTGCCGACGATGGTGCTGGGGGTCGTGCGGCTGTGGGTCCTGCGGATCCCGCTTTCCTACCTTTTTGGGTTCCCGCTTGGGCTTGGGGCCGACGGGGTGTGGTGGGGGATGTCCCTCTCCAACGTGATCGCGGGGCTGATCGCGCTCGGATTCCTCCTCAGCCGCAGCTGGCAGCGGTCGGTGGTGGAGGAGTCCAAGGGGATTCCGGGCTGAGGGCCTACTTTCGCCGGAGCTTCACGACGGTCCCGTAGGCCACGATCCCAGGGGCCCCGGACATGGTCTGGGCGCTGGCGAGCATCTCCGCGTAGTCCTTGATCTCGCCCCCCACGCCCGATGTGCCTCGCCCGGATGGTGTTCCCCGTGACCAGGCCCAGCGCCTCCACGATCTATCCTGGGCCTGGTCAATCGTCCGTCCCCAGCACCGCGCGCCTCGTTCCACCTCTCCTGAACAAGCCCGGTCACCGTGAGGAGGAGCCCCGCCGCCCCGAGCAAGGAACAGAAGGGCCGACCCCACGACCAGCCCATACCCCAGTTTGAGAGTTTAAGCATTCGCCCATTATGAGGTCGATCCCCCACGGCCACCCGGGCCGGACCGGTATGCAGCCTTCTTCAAGTGTTTTAGCACGGGATCCCGAAACCGAATGCTCCAGCTGTTGGCCGAGCACGGGGAGCTTGCGGTGGAGGAGATCGCCCGCCGGTTGGGACTCAAGGAG
Coding sequences within it:
- a CDS encoding MATE family efflux transporter, which gives rise to MKFKTPSREEILTGPPLRTMARIGGPAVISSLIFTLYNLADAFWIGRLPKAESAAAVAGIQVSWPIVWFLISFISGFGGAAVSALVAQYVGAGRPKEANYALNQLLSLSAVSGIMLGVAGYFLSPWLLALLIGEGTVASAASLYIQIIFLGLPTMVLPGLFYSALAATGDTLTPLLVNGGGTLLNMALDPLLVLGWGPVPRMGILGAAYATVAAQGLVMLAFLALLWRGKGLLRLDPSALLPWWGWMVKGLRIGVPAAIGQSSMAFGFVIMTAVIGRLPNAEAALAGYGIGDRVLGILFIVTEGLGTGLTTMVGQALGAGAMDRAQELVRKGLRALIVILAAEAGLLWLIRYPAVAMFIPGREDVIELGARFIGAFAVSMPFLGTFFAAMAIYRGSGHNVPTMVLGVVRLWVLRIPLSYLFGFPLGLGADGVWWGMSLSNVIAGLIALGFLLSRSWQRSVVEESKGIPG